CTTAAAATAACACGTGTGTAAAAGTGCCAAAACGTATactgattttaaaaatgtcaacaACTTGAGTCTATATATAacttcaaataaacaataaactcgTGCAAAAAACaagaatgaaatttaatttcatcttaatataaatttattttgcataagCAAGCAAATAtccacattatatataaaacatgacGGTGCTTTGAATAATTACTCGTACCTGCTTCATATGAAAGACTCGCGAAGGCACGTAATGGagcgtttaattaattattttttaataaaataaacttaagaaatattatttaatttttctttcctTTTCTTCCTGCGTTTACAATTGTCCTATCTTGGCTGTTAGTCATCTCACACACCTTGTAAGTACAAGCGTCACTGACTCATACTAAAAACGccgaaaataatttactttggaAGGGTGCGCCTTTGCaagtaatgatatatatatcattatctcgatatgtttatatgtttcgGTTTTTCAAAATCGAGCGTCcaattatatttacactaaGCGGCCAAGCCATATTTTGAGTAAGGTGTACTTTGTGAAGTTAGGCATGTAGAGTTAGAAGCTTGGCTCTCTAGAAGATCTGATAACTTTTGGACAGTACGAGTTATATAGTCTTAGCGACATtaacatgaatatatttttaatggaatttatataaaccataaaaataaaaataaactaaaataagttattaagaaataatattgacaaagaatatttattgcGGTTTTTTGGTGAATATCCACCAGATACCGGACTTCTGGGGCGAAACCgtattatattagatttacaTCAAAATCGATTCACGTTAAAAAATTCAATGCCCGAATTGCCTCTTTTCGTAGTAacgcgatattattttattatgatatttggtTGTTAGGCTTGAGATTAAAAGACTTCGAAACCATTTTTCCGACCATCAGTAGGCacagacttaatttttttaaagagaagGCTTACTATCCACACAGGcacacacaaagccctactacaaataaataataaagataataaataagtagtaatatatttataattgacacTAAAATGGGGATGTTATAAGAAGTTCGTCACCTGACTTCCTGTGACGCTAATCTCCAAACACATGGACAGTTTTGaatgcgtttttttttcaatgaaatcaATTGTTAGTTAGATTTTCGTTGTTTGATGAAAATCTGTACAGTTTTAAACATTATCAGCTTCTCCCACTCGAGATTGGCAACCAAATCGACACGTGTTTGATTTGAATTTCTAtctttatctattaatataaaaatagatatacaaatcaaatatgTTTGGTATGGTAACATACATGAACTTCCAAtttgattttcaattttaacaaGGGCACGATTTTCTGTACTAACATTATAagatacagttatttttaatttgatttattaacacatttaaatctcatataaaaaaaaaaaacttgataaataattttgattgatcTGTTGATTTTTGgacgaaatatataataatttaattgtattgattttaataccTTTCTAGAAATTTTGCCTATATATTATGCAAAGACTAAATTTAACTCAGGTATGTCCCGATTCTGCGACGCTTTATTCTAACCGGTCCGAATTTAAACTAGCTCATAGTTTGACCGTGAGAATGTGGTCAAGgacatatataattcatttactttaggagccgcattggagcagcgtggtggaatatgctccaaaccttctcctcaaagggagaggaagccttagcccagtagtgggaaatttacaggatgttaatgtaaaaaaatatataagtgttgtattgtaaataaggatatattaatcaagaacgtTTAATGGTGTACAATACAGCTGAGCTCATAGCAAATTGCatgatatacctatatatatatatatatatatatatctgatgGTAACCGACGCATACTCCACacctttttatcatataatagaGTTATATATAGAagaattctttaatataattgtactaaTTTGGAtagcctttttttttaataatgctaatgcacaaattaaattaaatatattggacaacatcacatacattactctgatcccaatgtaagaagctaaagcgcttgtgttatggaaaatctgaaataacgacggtaccacaaacacctagacccaagactacatagaaaacttatgaactttttttatatcgactcggccgagaatcgaacccgggaactCGGAGTGGCGCACACACGAAAACGTCTATAAGTCTATAGGGTTTTGTTTTCGTAGAATGATTATCGATTTCTCTTTTCGTGTTTGCGAGTTTTGACAATGAGTTGATCGCTTTATCGTTTAGCGGAAGTAATGAGTCAcggaatgttattttttaatagtattcgaataaaatttgaaatgtgGGTTTGTATTTCgaatacaacataatattttttttaaattatttattttgttttgataatgaatgaatgactGTGACACACACATAGATGTAAATAACACTTAAACTTTCATTTGGTCATCATCATTATTCGTAAGGTTCGGATACATACAAGAAAAGAGGTTTcatagttttgtttaataaattaattataaatcaataccaaaaaaaaaaattacgacgaCAGTTGCAAAAAAGTCGTAgtattgtacaaaattatatattaaattggtaCAAAATACTTGAATCATACATCATGAGTGTTATATTCGAAATTGATTTTAATCTAAtcgtatatgataaaataaatcagcCAGTCGTGACAACAGTTCCCTAGTATGTTaacttaacattattaaaatatatcgtcaCTTTCTATTGAAACAATGTGATTTGTTTAAGGAACATTtgaattctaattataaatatcgaaAAGTCGACTCGAAGgtgagttttattataaatataaacaaaaaactggTTGTAAACAtctttgaataaagaatttatttcttttataatattttgtttgtctttTCTGTTAAAACCAATGGACATATTATGGGTCTTTAAATAGATTAGTACTGGGAATTTCAATTACTAGCCAATGATAGGCGATTAACTATCTTAAGTCAATGTTAACAAAGATAATCTTAAATCATAATGATCAAAGACccgtttttctttaaatatataacgaatattatatattaaaatgattttaacgAAGCGTTTTTTCtgcttttaaaattacacgGACGCTAAACGGTATACGAGttgataaaatcttaattaacatataacagCAATGTGATCTTTATTGTTTAACCCGTTAAGgcgttgtttgtttatttacgtaCAGCATTTAataccttttatatattttaaggtataaaGCAGATTATGGTGATTAAATTAGCTCGTTTTAATGTTTGCTTTCTATAAAATGTAGAACTAATATCTTTTGTTGtcgagatgttttttttttatattcatctagtccaaatatattttttattactttcaacGATGTACCGTTAAACAGTATCCATGTAAATTTTATCTCAAATAACAGTTGGTTTAGTCATAACGGACTCATCTAATTGTCTCGGAAACCTccgaaaatataaatcattaggtaaaacaattaaaaaatatctttcacCTTGACCGACCCACTAACGTGACTGGGACGAGAAACTGTGCTAATGATTTTATTGCGCGTCTCAAAATCAGTATCGTTTCAATACAGGCTCCTCCGTGTTAGCGGTTGGCCTACAATACTCTCCATATATAAAAGATACCACTGAGATGCGTGTTCAGTACAGAGTCAACGCTTAGATGTAAAGTTCGCGCCCAacttttaactaaattattttctttttagaacCGGTTATGTGGCAACAGGCGTTGACTTTCGCCTTAGCTGGCCTCTTCGTGATAGCGGAGTGCGGCCCCCCTGGGAAGCCGGCTCTAGGATGGGGAGAGCGTACCTTCGCAATCGTTGAAGTCAACCAGGCGGCAACAGCATACAACCAGCTTGTCACGCGAAAAGAAGCCGCTGATGTTTCTGTTACATGGAACGTTTGGTCTGGAGATGCTGCTGACAGTGCCAAGGTTCTGCTTGATGGGAAACCGGTCTGGACTGGAGCGTCAGGCGCTGCTTCGTCAGCTACCTTCCCTGTTAAGAAAGGTGGTAGATACCAGATGCAAGTGCAACTTTGCAATTCGGACGGGTGCACTTCAAGCGATCCCACGGAGATCGTCGTAGCGGACACAGATGGAAGCCATCTTCCACCTTTAGACTACTCAATGGGAGAGAGAAACAAACCTTTTAAGCAGACTTCAGGAAAGGTCGTAGGTGCCTACTTTGTTGAGTGGGGCGTCTATCCTAGGAAATTCCCAGTCGATCGAGTACCAATCCCTAATTTAACTCATCTTCTATATGGTTTTATTCCAATCTGTGGTGGAGATGGTATTAACGACAGTTTAAAGGAAATCGAGGGCAGTTTTCAAGCGCTGCAGCGCTCTTGCAGCGGTCGCGAGGACTTCAAAGTTTCTATTCATGATCCTTGGGCAGCTTTACAAAAGCCCCAGAAAGGGTTATCTTCTTGGAATGAACCTTACAAGGGCAACTTTGGTCAACTAATGTCCTTAAAACAAGCGAGACCTGACCTGAAAATTCTTCCGTCTATTGGAGGATGGACATTAGCTGATCCCTTCTTCTTCTTTACCGACAAGACTAAGAGAACTCGTTTTGTTGACTCCGTTAAGGAATTCCTTCTAACATGGAAGTTCTTCGATGGTGTCGATATTGATTGGGAATTCCCTGGTGGTAAAGGCGCTAACCCTGATCTTGGTAGCCCAGAAGATGGTGACGTGTATGTTAGTCTTATGAAAGAACTGCGTGAAATGCTTGAAGAACTTTCAGCTTCAACTGGTAAGAAATATGAGCTGACATCAGCCATCAGCGCTGGTTGGGACAAGATTCAAGTAGTCGACTACAGCAAAGCTCAAAACTACATGGACCACATTTTCTTGATGAGTTACGACTTCAAAGGTGCTTGGTCTAACGATACTTTGGGCCACCAAACGCCATTGTACGCTCCACAATGGAATCCTAAAGAGACTTACACCACTGATTTCGGTGTAAAATACCTATTGGCGCAAGGTGTGAACCCGAAGAAGATTATTGTTGGTGTTGCTATGTATGGTCGTGGCTGGACTGGTGTCAATGGGTACACAGACAACAATCCCTTCACTGGTAACGCAACTGGAGCAGTCAAAGGCACTTGGCAAGACGGTGTCGTAGACTACAGAGAGATAGCAAACGAAATTGCACAGGGTAAATGGGAATTCCATTACGATAACGTCGCACAAGCACCATACGTGTTCAGACCTGCCACTGGGGACCTCGTAACTTACGACAACGCTAGATCCGTCATCGAAAAAGGAAAGTACGTGAGAAATAATAAACTTGGCGGTCTATTCGCTTGGGAAATCGATGCTGACAACGGAGATCTCTTGAACGCGATGAACATGGGTCTTGGTAACAGTGCAGCTTGAAGGTCTCGTGTATATTAAATGTGATGCTATTATAAGTTCGTTTTAAGAGAGGTCTCAACTAGGTTTATCAatacgtatttatattaaagactggtaaatttaat
Above is a window of Vanessa atalanta chromosome 19, ilVanAtal1.2, whole genome shotgun sequence DNA encoding:
- the LOC125071406 gene encoding chitinase A-like, which encodes MWQQALTFALAGLFVIAECGPPGKPALGWGERTFAIVEVNQAATAYNQLVTRKEAADVSVTWNVWSGDAADSAKVLLDGKPVWTGASGAASSATFPVKKGGRYQMQVQLCNSDGCTSSDPTEIVVADTDGSHLPPLDYSMGERNKPFKQTSGKVVGAYFVEWGVYPRKFPVDRVPIPNLTHLLYGFIPICGGDGINDSLKEIEGSFQALQRSCSGREDFKVSIHDPWAALQKPQKGLSSWNEPYKGNFGQLMSLKQARPDLKILPSIGGWTLADPFFFFTDKTKRTRFVDSVKEFLLTWKFFDGVDIDWEFPGGKGANPDLGSPEDGDVYVSLMKELREMLEELSASTGKKYELTSAISAGWDKIQVVDYSKAQNYMDHIFLMSYDFKGAWSNDTLGHQTPLYAPQWNPKETYTTDFGVKYLLAQGVNPKKIIVGVAMYGRGWTGVNGYTDNNPFTGNATGAVKGTWQDGVVDYREIANEIAQGKWEFHYDNVAQAPYVFRPATGDLVTYDNARSVIEKGKYVRNNKLGGLFAWEIDADNGDLLNAMNMGLGNSAA